From a single Apostichopus japonicus isolate 1M-3 chromosome 12, ASM3797524v1, whole genome shotgun sequence genomic region:
- the LOC139977754 gene encoding uncharacterized protein, whose amino-acid sequence MAANYIQNSTGYGPSRFQRLVFNGNPDDYELWETKFTAYLRTLKLKCVLATEPPTEPVQAVEEYNRKNEEVYAELVQCLDDKSLGLIIREADNDGKKAFGILREHYQGTTKPRIVSLYMQLINIQMAKNESVTSYIIRAEKIIGALERAKEVPGEKLLISILLKGLPARYKQFSIHVTQSNEDITISRFKVALKNFEETECFEVTDSDKEGDAILKMTNQRTCYGCGSTAHVVKDCDEVNKQCKYHKGAKHLEKDCNRHKMVKDRVNVTSEKHPGNTDHTFNFSISEGKKGNGLLVDTGATSHALNVDTFVSVDPNFAPGSHCIELADGTKLYGSAIKRGDAKVSLVNSDCKIVEVILQNALYCPSYPKSIFSVKSATANGVELTFNKDRSWMEKDGMVFNIDIGDGLYYLQVDPRATQ is encoded by the exons ATGGCAGCGAATTATATCCAGAACTCAACAGGTTATGGGCCCAGCAGGTTCCAGAGGCTCGTATTCAATGGTAATCCGGACGATTACGAACTTTGGGAAACGAAATTCACTGCTTACCTCCGCACACTGAAGTTGAAATGTGTGTTAGCGACCGAGCCGCCTACCGAACCAGTCCAAGCGGTCGAAGAATATAACCGCAAGAATGAGGAAGTATACGCAGAACTAGTGCAATGCCTGGATGATAAAAGCCTAGGCCTCATAATTCGGGAGGCAGACAACGATGGTAAGAAGGCCTTCGGGATTCTCCGTGAGCATTATCAGGGTACTACGAAACCGAGAATCGTGAGTCTCTATATGCAGCTCATAAACATTCAAATGGCTAAGAATGAAAGTGTGACTAGCTACATCATCAGAGCTGAAAAGATCATTGGGGCTCTGGAACGGGCAAAAGAAGTCCCTGGCGAGAAGCTCCTGATATCAATACTTCTCAAGGGTCTGCCGGCGAGGTATAAACAATTTTCAATCCATGTCACCCAGTCCAACGAGGACATTACTATCAGCAGATTTAAGGTGGCATTGAAGAATTTCGAGGAAACTGAGTGCTTTGAAGTAACGGACAGTGATAAAGAGGGGGATGCAATCCTCAAAATGACTAATCAGCGGACATGTTATGGTTGTGGGTCGACCGCTCATGTGGTAAAAGACTGTGatgaagtaaacaaacaatgtaaatacCACAAAGGGGCCAAACATCTGGAAAAGGACTGCAACCGGCACAAGATGGTCAAGGACAGAGTCAACGTTACTTCGGAAAAACACCCAGGTAACACTGACCACACATTCAATTTCTCAATCAGTGAGGGAAAGAAGGGCAACGGCCTGCTTGTCGATACGGGTGCCACTTCCCATGCATTGAACGTTGACACTTTCGTGAGTGTCGATCCAAATTTCGCACCAGGCAGCCACTGCATCGAACTGGCGGACGGGACAAAACTTTACGGGAGTGCCATCAAGAGGGGGGATGCGAAGGTCTCGCTGGTAAACAGTGACTGTAAAATCGTGGAAGTCATCTTACAGAACGCGCTGTACTGTCCGAGCTATCCCAAGAGCATATTCTCTGTGAAGTCTGCGACAGCGAATGGAGTCGAGTTGACGTTCAACAAGGACCGGAGCTGGATGGAGAAAGACGGGATGGTCTTCAACATCGACATCGGAGATGGGCTGTACTATCTTCAAGTAG ATCCAAGAGCGACTCAGTAA
- the LOC139977758 gene encoding uncharacterized protein isoform X6, which yields MHMDIIFIARNSLTADEIKLLEEYWCNGLQSYGSSLNKKKTLELTKQTSLSTRRIKNWIDNKKTKQVRRKFGSRSKAPSLKPRKKSAYSCFMAEYISEHATSPENQATTLNKANEAWKKVKGTPEVSKYKEQADNKNRMEAEGATIRQEHKKVMARHILTEIKKMGVMLMVLLKKQPVQHYVPACRSSLTKNTMQVRAEEQ from the exons GAATTCACTTACTGCTGATGAGATTAAACTACTTGAGGAATATTGGTGTAATGGGCTGCAGAGTTATGGGAGCAGTTTGAACAAGAAAAAGACATTGGAGTTAACCAAACAAACTTCATTAAGTACCAGAAGAATAAAG AACTGGattgacaacaaaaaaacaaagcaagTCAGAAGAAAATTTGGCAGCCGCAGCAAAGCACCTTCACTAAAACCCAGGAAAAAGAGTGCCTATAGCTGCTTCATGGCAGAGTATATTTCAGAACATG cAACATCACCTGAAAACCAGGCTACAACCCTTAACAAAGCCAATGAAGCATGGAAGAAAGTCAAGGGTACACCAGAAGTAAGCAAATACAAGGAGCAAGCAGATAACAAAAATAGGATGGAAGCCGAAGGTGCTACAATCAGGCAGGAGCATAAGAAGGTCATGGCCAGGCACATTTTGACTGAAATcaagaaaatg GGGGTAATGCTGATGGTCCTGTTAAAGAAGCAACCCGTGCAACACTACGTACCAGCGTGCAGGAGCTCTTTAACGAAAAATACT ATGCAGGTACGAGCAGAAGAACAATGA